One window from the genome of Pseudoliparis swirei isolate HS2019 ecotype Mariana Trench chromosome 24, NWPU_hadal_v1, whole genome shotgun sequence encodes:
- the ppp1r12c gene encoding protein phosphatase 1 regulatory subunit 12C codes for MGDSARTKRREQLKRWAGSCTNKASAVPRRRWRRGDAENGAAEPPAQLSDPPRDQPARGGTEEVSPLLKRRKSVRFDRAAEFLAACASADTDEAQMMLKEARETQTATGEDAAEIINCSNADGITALHQSCIDGSMEIVSFLLDHGANVNQVDSEGWTSLHVAASCGYSDIADFLLQQGASVSAVNCDGDVPLDIALDEPTELLLQGYTLRQGVDLDAAKRLEEEQIMTDARTWLTEGSPADVKHHRTGATPLHVAAAKGYIEALKILCQCGLDVSAMDFDGWTPLHAAAHWGQGEACRILAEQLCDMEARSNAGQTPFDVADESIEELLEELSQKQATSILDKQQNQPGSPVENALNKRRRSSVCRMSSKEKLNVSKERGVSGSLELSGEKESSPGSSTVSSPESLTPSTVGLGDKTPEERSEEEQDKESRTARVQPTPQNRDAAAESPNTPNTPNTPNTDRRKFQAPVRDEESESQRKARSRLMRRSRRSTQGVTLTDLKEAEKTVPKAAEPPRNVQPVSPIVTVTPADRDADLENQGEPEAEKRLGVKDRRRGRRERRSTGIIQPGENENEDEHSDDANSKSSSNESRPGDQSADYRTLYLKVLQENLALKDELQEKELLLSQNRVELERLQQSQDCSTDRPALLELERFEKLTLQRKAVELEDELKVLGDLRSDNQRLKDENAALIRVISKLSR; via the exons ATGGGGGACTCTGCGAGGACCAAGCGGCGGGAGCAGCTGAAGCGCTGGGCCGGCTCGTGCACCAACAAAGCGTCGGCCGTGCCCCGGCGGAGGTGGCGGCGGGGCGACGCCGAGAACGGAGCCGCGGAGCCGCCGGCCCAGCTCAGCGACCCGCCTCGGGACCAGCCGGCGCGGGGAGGCACGGAGGAAGTCAGTCCCCTCCTCAAACGACG GAAGAGCGTGAGGTTCGACCGGGCCGCAGAGTTCCTGGCCGCCTGCGCCAGCGCCGACACCGACGAGGCCCAGATGATGCTGAAGGAGGCTCGAGAAACCCAGACGGCGACGGGGGAGGACGCGGCAGAAATCATCAACTGTTCCAACGCCGATGGAATAACCGCCCTCCACCAG TCCTGCATCGACGGCAGCATGGAGATAGTGTCCTTCCTCTTGGACCACGGCGCCAACGTGAACCAGGTGGACAGCGAGGGATGGACGTCTCTGCACGTCGCCGCCTCCTGCGGCTACAGCGACATCGCAGA TTTTCTCTTGCAGCAAGGAGCGTCCGTCTCCGCTGTGAACTGTGACGGTGACGTTCCACTGGACATCGCTCTGGATGAGCCCACCGAGCTGCTCCTTCAGGGTTACACTCTGAGACAGG gtgtggaCTTGGATGCAGCCAagcggctggaggaggagcagatcaTGACGGACGCCCGGACCTGGCTGACCGAGGGCTCGCCCGCTGACGTGAAGCACCACCGGACCGGCGCCACCCCGCTGCACGTGGCTGCAGCCAAAGGCTATATAGAGGCTCTCAA GATTCTGTGTCAGTGTGGGCTGGACGTGTCGGCGATGGACTTTGACGGCTGGACGCCGCTCCACGCCGCGGCGCACTGGGGTCAGGGGGAGGCCTGCCGCATCCTCGCCGAGCAGCTGTGCGACATGGAGGCTCGCAGTAACGCG GGTCAGACACCGTTTGATGTCGCTGATGAAAGCAtcgaggagctgctggaggagttATCACAGAAACAAGCCACT tccATATTGGATAAGCAGCAGAACCAACCAGGCTCCCCCGTTGAAAATGCACTAAACAAGCGGCGGAG GAGCTCCGTGTGCCGGATGAGTAGTAAAGAGAAGCTGAATGTGTCTAAGGAGAGGGGCGTATCGGGGAGCCTGGAGCTGAGtggggagaaggagagcagCCCAG GAAGCTCCACCGTGTCCAGTCCAGAGAGTCTGACCCCATCCACCGTCGGCCTCGGCGACAAG ACCCCAGAGgagagaagtgaggaggagcaggacaaGGAGAGCCGGACCGCCCGAGTCCAGCCGACCCCTCAGAACCGGGACGCCGCGGCCGAGAGCCCCAACACGCCCAACACGCCCAACACGCCCAACACCGACCGGCGCAA GTTCCAGGCTCCAGTCAGAGACGAAGAGTCCGAGTCTCAGAGGAAAGCTCGCTCCCGGCTCATGAGGCGGTCCCGCCGCTCCACACAG GGCGTGACCCTGACTGACCTCAAAGAAGCAGAGAAGACGGTTCCTAAAGCTGCAGAGCCGCCGCGCAACGTCCAGCCCGTCAGCCCCATCGTTACCGTGACGCCTGCCGACAGGG ACGCCGACCTGGAGAACCAGGGGGAGCCGGAGGCAGAGAAGCGCCTCGGCGTGAAGGaccggaggagagggaggagggagcggcGCTCCACCGGCATCATCCAgccaggagag AATGAAAATGAGGACGAGCATTCGGATGATGCCAACAGTAAGAGTTCTTCCAA tgagaGTCGACCGGGCGACCAGTCGGCGGACTACAGGACG cTGTACTTGAAGGTGCTGCAGGAGAACCTGGCGCTGAAGGACGAGCTGCAGGAGAAGGAGCTGCTGCTCAGCCAAAACAGAGTGGAGCTGGAGCGACtccaacag AGTCAGGACTGCAGCACAGACCGACCGGCTCTCCTGGAGCTGGAGAGATTT GAGAAGTTGACCCTCCAGAGGAAAGCAGTGGAGCTGGAGGACGAGCTGAAG GTTCTGGGCGACCTCCGGTCCGACAACCAGCGGCTCAAGGACGAGAACGCCGCCCTCATCCGAGTCATCAGCAAACTCTCCCGATGA